Proteins encoded by one window of Salicibibacter halophilus:
- a CDS encoding sigma factor-like helix-turn-helix DNA-binding protein, which produces MKLDERHEFAKLTIEQQLDTLFINLIERMKDNTNPIFKERTLEALKYKHQLELNGQKATLEIIGQHMSVTRERVRQILNKATNKLVYTSDGLTKLIRQISDEKSYIKNEWLDFHDFYHFIILEMLETNNVYLVNNYFTNRSPQVREERWSQTKELAKETFWGELTSYSDLMKWLVDNTVWPRKRMEEFVDENFIEASKRKGQYLLNLNISTKVNLTDIVMKEFPEGAEIYQEEDKLSSIGNELIAGTFNKKRDFSAVALRSQNIYLWERGTYIHTSFVNVPHPLLEKIEGYLLGVFEERSSLNVTRVFKAFKSELTEMSVPTEYALYTLLREFGTKKIYYPKYPLITKEDEPFQYNADRLRAFIQEQGGEVNTTQLQEEFIKKQGWKEFTLWHNLANEESIIRSAHAQYRLIDDYETLTLEHYEPFLLYIEDMFQKMEFISVHAVFEDNKVYSQSINIYSDHLLYDLLKIHYGDKYEFIRYPHILSSQTEMSDVSNRGIVEDFVKENESIVSREEVINFITESVGAHPKILDFALSFSDHLLYFTRGQYGEYVHYDVIGWNNDKQEEIEQQVSQYLQTVDKPYASMEMIFSQSQKPKLEGGIVWSFDLFTDLLSKNESFLIAGAFYKIISLKSRGIKTELDLISYIIEEEFNGVVKKTELYRYLISIEYSSDGKLFQHVMDVLAKDEAPFYEVGDEFVSKNSKGWRST; this is translated from the coding sequence GTGAAACTTGATGAAAGACACGAATTTGCAAAACTAACCATAGAGCAACAACTGGATACATTATTTATTAATCTAATTGAAAGAATGAAGGATAATACAAACCCAATATTTAAAGAGAGAACGTTAGAAGCTTTAAAATATAAGCATCAACTTGAACTTAATGGGCAAAAAGCCACCCTTGAAATCATCGGGCAACATATGAGTGTAACAAGAGAACGTGTAAGGCAGATATTAAACAAAGCTACTAACAAATTAGTGTACACATCAGATGGATTAACAAAGCTGATAAGACAAATTTCTGATGAAAAAAGTTACATAAAAAATGAATGGCTGGATTTCCATGATTTTTACCATTTCATTATATTGGAAATGTTGGAGACCAATAATGTCTATCTTGTAAACAACTATTTTACAAACCGATCACCGCAAGTTCGAGAGGAGCGCTGGTCACAAACGAAAGAACTGGCTAAAGAGACATTCTGGGGGGAACTTACTTCTTATTCAGATTTAATGAAATGGCTGGTAGATAATACAGTTTGGCCACGGAAAAGAATGGAAGAATTTGTTGATGAGAATTTTATTGAAGCATCAAAGCGTAAAGGGCAATATCTATTAAATTTAAATATATCTACAAAAGTAAACCTTACTGATATTGTAATGAAAGAATTCCCCGAAGGGGCTGAAATATATCAAGAGGAAGATAAGTTATCTTCTATTGGCAATGAGTTAATCGCAGGCACATTTAATAAAAAGCGAGACTTCAGTGCTGTTGCTTTAAGATCTCAAAATATCTATCTTTGGGAGAGGGGAACATATATTCACACATCATTTGTTAACGTTCCGCATCCCTTACTTGAAAAGATAGAAGGATATCTTTTGGGAGTCTTTGAAGAAAGATCAAGTCTCAATGTTACCCGTGTATTTAAGGCATTTAAAAGCGAGCTCACTGAAATGAGCGTACCTACAGAATATGCTTTGTATACCTTATTACGGGAGTTTGGAACTAAGAAAATATATTACCCTAAGTACCCTTTAATTACAAAAGAAGATGAACCGTTCCAATATAACGCCGATCGTTTACGTGCATTTATCCAAGAGCAGGGTGGAGAAGTGAACACAACACAGTTACAAGAAGAATTTATTAAAAAACAAGGATGGAAAGAATTTACATTATGGCATAATCTAGCAAACGAGGAGTCTATTATACGTAGTGCTCATGCTCAATATAGGTTGATCGATGATTACGAAACACTGACACTTGAACATTACGAACCCTTTCTTCTGTATATAGAAGATATGTTCCAGAAAATGGAATTCATTTCTGTTCATGCTGTGTTTGAGGACAATAAAGTGTATAGCCAATCGATTAACATATATAGTGATCACCTTTTATATGACCTTTTAAAGATTCATTACGGAGACAAATATGAATTTATTCGATATCCACATATTTTATCCAGTCAAACCGAAATGTCGGACGTCTCGAACCGTGGTATAGTAGAAGATTTTGTTAAAGAGAATGAATCGATAGTCTCTCGCGAGGAGGTTATCAACTTTATTACTGAATCAGTGGGTGCTCATCCAAAAATTTTGGATTTCGCATTGTCCTTCTCTGATCATTTGCTCTATTTTACGCGTGGCCAATATGGCGAATATGTTCATTATGATGTGATCGGATGGAATAACGATAAACAAGAAGAGATCGAACAACAAGTAAGTCAATATTTACAAACGGTCGATAAACCATATGCCAGTATGGAAATGATTTTTTCCCAATCTCAAAAGCCGAAATTAGAAGGAGGTATTGTTTGGTCTTTTGATCTTTTCACGGACCTATTGTCAAAGAATGAGTCATTTCTTATAGCCGGTGCTTTTTACAAGATAATATCACTTAAGTCTAGAGGGATTAAAACAGAGCTAGATCTGATTAGCTATATTATTGAGGAAGAATTCAATGGAGTTGTAAAGAAAACAGAGCTTTATAGATATTTAATTTCAATTGAATATAGTTCGGATGGTAAATTATTTCAACACGTCATGGATGTACTCGCGAAGGACGAAGCCCCGTTTTATGAAGTGGGCGATGAATTTGTAAGTAAAAATAGCAAGGGTTGGAGATCAACATGA